The DNA segment GGCCGCCGCCCAGCCCTCCCGCAAAAGCCTGCGCGCCGAGTGAAGGAATCACCGGCCCGTAAACGGCGCCGTTTTTCGTGTCGCGCGCCGCTGTCATGAGCGACTGGCTTTGTTTGAGTTCCGGGCGCGAGGTGAACGTTTGCTGAACGAGCGAATCGAGTGCCGCGTTGGTTTGGATGAGCGTGAGTGGCGCAAGGTCGGAATCGCGGGCGACCAATTCCACGACCGGATCAAGGTGCAACGTTTGCGCGAGCCGGGCGGCGGCGATGCGTTGTTGTTCGGCGGCCTGGCGAAGAGCAAGTTGGTTTCTTTCCGACTGAACCTTGGCGCGGAGCTGATCGCCTTTGTAAGCAATGCCGGCTTCGACGGCGTTTTGAATCTGCTTTTCATAGTCTGCAGAAATCCTGACAGCCTCACGCGCAACATCGACGGCGGCCTGGGCCAGCGTCAGATCGAAGTAACCTTGCGCCGCCGCGAGAGTGCTGTCCTGTCGCTGCGATTCGAGGGCGTGATCGGCGGCTTTGATGAGTTGTCTGGCCGCCAACGATTTGTAGATGGCATCGCCAATGTCCAGTTGCGCGCCAATGGTTCCGCCGGGAGCATAAGATTGTTTGTGGACTTCAATAATGTTGCCCGCCACGTCCTGAATCAAGTTATCGTGCCGGCGATAAGTGATTCCCGGCGAAAGCCACGGGAAGAACTGGGCGACGGCGCTTTCGTGATTAGCGCGGGCCTCGGCAAGTTTCTCGCGGGCAATTTTGATGTCGAGATTCTGCGCGCCCGCCAGTTGCAACGCAGTGGGCAGGTCGATCTGGTGAGCGACGTTCGTTTCGGCGGGTGAGGTGCGGATTGAGATTAAGAGAAAGATTAAGATTAAGATGGGGCTGCGGTGATTGCTATTCCTCTTAATCTCTCTCTTAATCTTCATCTTAATCTCTCCAGAAATCGTAAATCACTTCGCCTCCATCACGCTGACTGCCTGCCCGTCGTTCAAAACGTGCTTGCCAATCAAAATCACCGGCTCGCCACCTTTCAGACCATCAAGAATCTCGACTGAGACAGCGTCGTTGAATCCGGTTTTAACCGTGACCTTTTTGGCTTTGTTGTCAGTCACAGTGAAGACGGAGCTCTTTGCTTTTTCGATTAAAAGCGCCTCGACAGGCACCAACAGCACGTCAGTTTTTCGTTCGATGCCGAGCTTAATGGTTGCGAACATGCCGGGCCGCAGTTCGCGCGTGGGGTTGGGCAGTTCGGCCTCCGCCAGCATCGTCTTGGTCGCGTCGTCCAATGCGTAACTGAAGCGGGTGATCTTTCCATCAAAAGTGCGACCAGCTAATCCCTCCACGTTGACTTTGATCGGCTGATCTTTTTTTACAAAGGCGGCCTCAAGCTCTGGCACCGCGACCTGGATGCGCACCTTGCTGAAGTCCATCAACGTGAGCAGGGCGGCGTTCTGCGCGGCGCTGCCGGAAGTCGCGGCGGGAATGAAAGCGCCGGGATCAACCATGCGTTTGGTCACGACGCCGGAAAACGGAGCGGTGATTTTGGCGAAGCCGAGCAATGTTTCCGTGCGTTCCAGATTCGCCTTGGCGATGTCGAGTTTTCCTTTGGCGTTATCGACGGTCTGCGGGATGACCAGATCGGGAGCTTTTTTCTGCGCTTCGCTCACACGCCTGTAATCGATGGCCGCCACTTCAAGCTCGGCCTTGAACTTGGCGAGGTCGGCGAGCAGTTCGGGAACTTCGATGTCCGCCAGCAGCGCGGCTTCCTTGACCTCGTCACCCTTATCGACCGTGATCGTTTTCAAATAACCCGCGACCTTGGCGTAAAGCGTCGCCTGTTGATACGCCAGGACACTGGCCGGCAACGTGATGCTGCGCGTGATTTCGCCTCGATGCGGATGGACGATTTTCACCGAGATTGGGGAAGCGGGCTTGCCGATCGGCTCGGTAGCAGCAGGCTTGCAACTCAACAGTAATGTCGGTGCGAGTACGGTCAACAGAATGGAAGTGAAGCGAGCGATTTTAGGATTCATGATATTCTCATCTATTGACTTTTTCCGGGCAGAAGAGCGGGGCTGCTCCCAGCATCATCTGGATCAAGTGACGCCGAGCGTCGATGGCTGCGCGCTTGAACGATGGCAAACACCGACGGCAACACCAGCAACGTCGCGACTGTCGCCACCGCGAGTCCGCCGACAACCGCCCGACCAAGCGGCGCGGTTTGCTGGCCGCCTTCGCCCAGGCCCAAGGCCATCGGCATCATGCCGGCAATCATGGCCAAGCTCGTCATCAAGATGGGGCGCAGGCGACTTTGCGCTCCATCAACCGCCGCCGCGGCTGCCGTTGCTCCGCCGATGCGACTGCGCTCTGCAAAAGTGACGAGGAGAATCGCGTTGGCCACCGCCACGCCGATGGCCATGATTGCGCCCATGAACGATTGAATGTTGAGCGTCGTTCCGGTCAACCAGAGCGTAAGCACGACGCCTGCAATCACAGCAGGAACGGTGGAGACGACGATGACTGACAACTTCACCGATTGGAAATTGGCCGCCAGCAGCAGGAATATCACAACCACGGCGAGCAAAAGGCCGGTTCGCAGTCC comes from the Verrucomicrobiota bacterium genome and includes:
- a CDS encoding TolC family protein translates to MKIKREIKRNSNHRSPILILIFLLISIRTSPAETNVAHQIDLPTALQLAGAQNLDIKIAREKLAEARANHESAVAQFFPWLSPGITYRRHDNLIQDVAGNIIEVHKQSYAPGGTIGAQLDIGDAIYKSLAARQLIKAADHALESQRQDSTLAAAQGYFDLTLAQAAVDVAREAVRISADYEKQIQNAVEAGIAYKGDQLRAKVQSERNQLALRQAAEQQRIAAARLAQTLHLDPVVELVARDSDLAPLTLIQTNAALDSLVQQTFTSRPELKQSQSLMTAARDTKNGAVYGPVIPSLGAQAFAGGLGGGRRGVADTFGEQEDYFVGMSWRIGPGGLFDFGRIHSTDSRLNVARLTVDKLRDDITRQVVEAFTRWQSLGDQIDTAKRALVAAEEGLRLTRERKEFAVGIVLENIQAEQDLTRARLDYFKAVAEFNKAQYSLNKAIGKL
- a CDS encoding efflux RND transporter periplasmic adaptor subunit, with protein sequence MNPKIARFTSILLTVLAPTLLLSCKPAATEPIGKPASPISVKIVHPHRGEITRSITLPASVLAYQQATLYAKVAGYLKTITVDKGDEVKEAALLADIEVPELLADLAKFKAELEVAAIDYRRVSEAQKKAPDLVIPQTVDNAKGKLDIAKANLERTETLLGFAKITAPFSGVVTKRMVDPGAFIPAATSGSAAQNAALLTLMDFSKVRIQVAVPELEAAFVKKDQPIKVNVEGLAGRTFDGKITRFSYALDDATKTMLAEAELPNPTRELRPGMFATIKLGIERKTDVLLVPVEALLIEKAKSSVFTVTDNKAKKVTVKTGFNDAVSVEILDGLKGGEPVILIGKHVLNDGQAVSVMEAK